The genomic DNA TTGAAGAGGATCAGTCACCATTATTCTAGCCTTTTATTACAAGATGGTTAAGAGGTGGCTCATGTATTAAAGTGGGAATGCAACTGGTTAGGAGTGAACGCATAAACTATTAAAGTCTGTTGTCATAAAAGGAGATGTACAATTCTGGTTGTGCTGTTTTTTCGAGAAAAGTGACTAAATTTATGAAGAAGAATGGATCCTATtctattttccatttttttcactTAAGATCCTCTTAATTGTTTGATGTAAAAACTTTGGATAATTCTTTTCCTAATACTGTTTTATCTTCAGAGCCATCTGCTATCATTCATAATACATGTGGAATCACCAATGGCATGGCTCAGAGGAGACTGTATTttatttgcgtgttttcatgtatgtgtgttaaTTTTACCAATTTATGTGAGAAATTGACCAGAAATATCTGAACGCCTCTACAGCATTTGCATAAAATGGTCagcaaagtacatgtagttatagagacaatgtaaaagaaataatgataagaGTTTTATCACTATATCTCTTGAAAGGTGGGATCCTAAAGCTGAGCTTTTCATGGTTGTACCTGTAATCCCATCTCCCAATCATGGTTATGACACAAGCCAGAAAACCTGGTTTCACACTGAAATCTCCTCCATTTGGCATTTCCATCTCATTTTCTCCTACATAGAGTTTGATCAGGCCAGCTTTGCACACTTCAGTACAGCTGAGCTGGTGAGCCCTGAACACTTTTCCTCTTTCTGTCATCAGCACTATTCTTCTCTGCTTTCTTAGCCTTCTTCTTCCCTGTGCTGTTCTTTCCATCTGTTGAGATTGATGTCAATGAGTCCTTGGTCTTTCCACCCTTCCCTGATCCCTTCTGCCCCTGAGCATCTTTTTGTGTCTTCCTTGGAGGTTGCTGCCTTTCAAGTGATGAGTCTGATGTGGTGGATCCATTGACAGGAGACCTTGAGTCTCGAGAGGCGTTGGGGGAGGGGCCATCGGGAGTCTTGACTTCTCTGCGTCGTATGTCTTGGGGATGGAGGAAGTTCTTGTCGAGTGGAGAAACAAGTTCTAGTTTGATGCGCTGGGGTGAGGCCAGGATACTCTTCACAACCTCCTCATGCTTGGCCCACTTGACATCCTGGTCATTGACACCGATGATGAAGTCCCCTTCCTTGACTCCGCTGGCCTGATCAACATTGTGAAGTGAGGACAAGGAAAAAATAATCAGTTACAAATGTGCCATCACCATACACGTAATTGGATCATTGTACAccttaacccgctgaggaccagtcccaagtatacttgagcaggtgtctatgggaaatgcatgttgtagcaaaattagtccttcctcaatgggttaacagtacacatttcaatataattatgttcacaTGAATTAAAGAATCCATGTTGTCACTATTTCATCTGCAGGTTGGGGCTGGCTCTTCAAGtgaaaaacatcaaatgaaTGACTGCAGATCCTTACACAGTAATATACTGTGATTTCACATTCCAACTGGCAAAATCACTCCAGAAATCCTTTCTCTAAGGTATTTGGTATGATCAAGCAGGCCTTCCTATCTCTACTACTTGACTGCCGACAAAGCATGATGCATCTCACTTACTACATGGAACAGATTTATCCTGGTTTGCCATTCTAACCTTCAATATCTAAACGGGACAGGTTGAAATGGACAGTGTATTAGTGATGAAGCATAGCACTCGGACATAGGACAGTTATGGGACAGTGGTCAAAATCCTCTTCAGTTCTCAACTGATTAAGAATGGGCAAGGAAAGTCACTCAACCAAGATACACACACCATACTATCAATTATGtgttctcagaaaaaaaaaaaatgtctgcctAATAAATAAATCCTTCATATACTCACTGCAAAAGCCTACTACCAAACTGTCACAAGTACCTGCATATACGAGTATAAAATCCAtggaaaaatgtgtttttcatgtacaatttgtgATTTCCTTTCCCTCTGAGTCAATCAAAAATGTGGATGTTGGTCGATACTCACTGCAGCAGCATAGCCAGGGTCCACCTGAGCAATGATGACCGGTGAGTCTCCCCGTACTGTGAAGCCATACCCTCCCATCCCTCTAACAATCTCTACAATACGAGGTGCTGTCCACTGGTTTCTGGCATTGAAGATAGCAAGAGGACCCTGTATACGAACAGACATCACAGTCATAAAATCACTATCGGTACTTTCCCAGTCATCCCTCTTTCTTATTTCACTTCTAAACTGCAAACACAATTTACCTAGAAAGTTATATCATTGAACATGGTTACACGTGTTGATTCCACGTCCCATTTGATGGTAAGAGCCTGCAAGTTACTGCACAGCAATACAAGAAAGTCATTGAATATACGAATGAACGTCGTTTAGCTGTTACATATTGGCTGGCTCCTGGCACCACAAACATTCCACCATGTAAGGTATCCGAGTAACAGTATCCTTATTTTTTCCATGCAGCTGTATAAATTCACTTCAATTTGTCAAACTGCCCAGTGACTTGAattctttcttcattcattgATTATCAAAATGCACTGTAAGTCTGATAAAAGCTATCAAGCCTCAAAGAGTACTTTGGACAACATTTTGTGTACAGCCTAATCTATAATTAAATAAGAAAGATTATAAAACATATGATtcccaaacaaacagaaaacctTTCTGATCTTCATTGACATAAATTACAATGAAactctcaacaaaaactacaagTTAAGCAATACAATTCTGAGCTGATTTCAGTGTATATTAAATCAATCTATTCTccaaaaaaaaactgtaatgAAAAccataatgaaaagaaaaaaaaaatgaatatgtttttcCTATTCAAATTCCATCACTAAGGCACCATGCACAAATCACTTCACCCTTCTCATGAGTACACTTTTTACAGAAATATGAGTTCTTTACATAATGATAAACTTCAAAGCATACTCACAAGATTATGGAAGATGTCATGGACTTTGACTGTTGTGAAATCTGGAACTTGTGGCTGAGCAATCGTTTGTGTTTTACCTGTTGGTTGATTAgaacaagaaaataatattatagAAATCCACCAAACATACCCTATGAAGAGTCCAAAATTTTTTACACTTTACAAGTAAAGACTAAAACATATCCGTaacagatatatatttttttctaactTAACCTTAACATGGCCATAATATGTCTGCATAGATCATCTGCTTTCTTTTATCAAACTCAAAATCATCTCTGCAATCATATGTCATACTAATGTCACTTCCTTCCATTTTATAGCAGTTTCTGAAGTATGTTCATAAATCTTGTCTTCATTGGAAGCATGTGGGGCAGTCACAATACCACACATGCTCAAAGAGCTGTGAGAATAAAAAGCTGAGTAGATATCTAGATATCTTCTCACTCTGTATGACAGGAGCATCTGGTAGCTCAAAGAAGTCATCCTCCTCATCCAGGGTTTCGTAGCGGCTCATGGAGTAGCCATGGAACTGCTTGAGGACCTCCTTCAGTGTATCAATCTTGCGCAGCTGTTTTGAGAGGTCATGAACTCTGAGAGCTTCTTCATGGAGCATCAGGGCCTGTCTGATGTGAGCCTTGCCTGCAATAGCAACAACAGTATTAGGGAATATATTACTATTCATTGATCCATTGGGACTATTGACAAATGCAATTAGCAACCCCCCCACCCATGAAttttcaaaaacttttttttttctaaataatattgtaaacatCACTTGACAACTATAAAAGTGAGAAAATGTGAGGTCAAATGATATCTTGTGTCTATGCATTGGCTCCAAGCATTTCTACTTTATGAACAGTTGACAGAGATTACATCAATTTGATCTGATATACTGTTTATTTTGCATCTTATGTTGAATAAGAAAATGTAACACATCAAGATGTATTTCTACTAATTATGTGACATTAATGTTACAAGAATATACCATCATTCTGCAATTTGTATTAGCCACGTattttgtttggaaatgaaaaaaaaaatgaatgaatgaatgaatgaatgaatgaatgaatgaatgaatgaatgaatgaatgaatgaatgaatgaatgaatgaatgaatgaatgaatgaatgaatgaatgaatgaatgaatgaatgaatgaatgaatgaatgaatgaatgaatggatggatggatggatggatggatggatggatggatggatggatggatggatggatggatggatggatggatggatgaatgaatgaatgaatgaatgaatgaatgaatgaatgaatgaatgaatgaatgaatgaatgaatgaatgattgaatgaatgaatgagaatTCAGAGTGAATTATATCTCCCCCTAATCTGTTCACATGAAGATATGCTTGTCCATCTGATTCAGCATGCCCGGGGGTGTTtgataaagctgttcttaaagttacaaatgacttaaaaatgactggtgatcagttcttgtgctgaatttttgaaattctgataagtatagcacatctgggccccatttcataaaaggttgaTACCatgacaactcttgctggaatgacaattgtcatggtaacgacaagaatccagcttcctgattggctgttgctattggaagttgtcattccagcaagagttgccatcctaacatcttttatgaaactgggcccagaactgatcaccagtcattcgTAAGTGGTTCGTagctttaagaacagctttatgaaacaccccctgggcTCCATTTTATAAAATATGCTAGGATAGCacctcttgctggaatgacaactttccatagcaacagccaatcaggagaTTGGATTTGTGTTGTTACCATGAAAATTATCATTCCAACAAGAGTTCctgtcatatcaactttttatgaaacgggaccctggTCTCATAATCTGGTTAAATGAAGACAGGCTTGTTGTCCATTCATCATGCCTGGTCTCCTTCAAAGAGAGGACCCTAGTAACATGGGGGAAGCTGGGTGATATCTGCTGCCCTCAATGGTCTCACCTAATCGTTTCCGTTCCTCCCATGTCTGAGGGGGATTGACATCTGTCTTATCTGCGTTGGTGTTGTACATGGCAGGGAAGAGCCTCAGCAGGGTCTCCATGTCATAGTCATTGTCTGTAGTTTGCAAAACAGGTAGGAGGAAAGAAAACTAAGGTCAGGGCTGATAGTCTTTATCATGACCCCTGAATGTCTTTTGTAATCTAACACACTGCCTATGGGAATTCATTCAGTGCTGTACAAAAGTGTATAGCTACTTCAGAATCTCACATAGAAGAGGTTAAGTCTCGAGCCCTCAAGTGCGTGACAAACCCTAACAGGAATGTACGCTATCTCCATTCCCTAGAGAACACTCTTTGTCTGGTTCTATAGGATAGGAGGTTGAGATCTTTCCCTGCATTTTAGTCTCATACGTGAGGAGCAAGTCACTTGGGAGAATTTGTGTCACATGAACATTATGACTACTCCTCATATACAAACAGCTTCCtgtgtataaatacatatactgAAAACAGCTGACCATGCACCatacatgaaactttttgtcaaaaagaagaagaaaaaaatagtaagaGAAACAACTTTTATATTTAAGAATGACTATAGGTTTTCAGAGGGCAAGTTCATTGTGGCACTTCCATACTGCAGTGGTACAAGTTTATGTCATTTTAAGAGGAACGTGTCTGAATTACAGACACCTAAAGTCTAATTTAACACTGATTTATCTTTATAAAGCTTATTATCAAAAGTCATGGACAGTAATCGTCAATTTTATGTCATGCACTTCATCTATTGCACACACTTGACAACAGCTTACATCACAAAGCTGAATACTTTCAAACTGTGGTGGCAATCTAAAAACTCATTCACTTTAACATATCAAAATGCAAGATATTAcggcttctctctctctctcttctcttcaataatcatggaaaatgtaatgtaatgtcttTACAGCAATGATGCATGTGTTCAAGttcaatgatttttctttcctaTCTGACTAATACTTTCTGTCCATTAGGTGCTAAGATCTTCAACCCACCTTGCTGGTTCTTGCTGGGCCCTACCACTGCTACAGCCGCATAGTGGTGTGCCCTGGCCTTGAAATGTTGAGACTTGACAAGGACCATAGAGATCCAGGAGTAAGGGATGTAGTCTTTCACTGTCTCCTGCATCATTAGTTTGTGTACCTTGGTGTACATATCAGCCACCTACACAAGCAAATGAATGATATGGTTTTAAGACATTTCTACAAACAATCAGTCTTTAAGGGAACTCTGCAAAATGGTTTAAAAGCTACTTCAACACCTAAATCCTATGCCTGACATCCAGACAGTGAATGCATTTGAATCTCGTTTTAACCAGTGTTAGTAAAATCATTGGAATTACAAGTGGGAAAATCTTCTTTAATACAAATAAAGCAGTAATCTAACAAATACTTAAATGCAAGATCTGAGAATTGAAAGTAAACCTAATTGTCAGCATAGTCTTATCTAATAGAAGGCAATTCTAGTTTCTATCAGTTAATGAATTTCTAAAGaacaaaacaattaaatatTGCTAAAAGAGTCAATCCATCCTAAAAGGCTAACAAAATATCCTGGTATGAAATGCTGGACTGGTGATTAGTTTATTAGCTCCATGCTTGTGAACGTAGTTTCGTTCTTTTGATATAGATTGGGTGCAGCGATAATTTTTCTGCCTCTCCTAAGATTTTACACAAACTTATGAATTCATGCCGTAGACTGAATTAGTCTGAAAAACAGGTTGTCTGATTCAATCAAATTGATTAATGTTGTCAGCTGTTTTTCAAAAGCTGAAGGAGACCAGACATAACTTCTTCAAAACATTCTCCCTTTCTCCTTGTTCGTTATTATTTCGCACCACCACACAACTGCAGCCATACATGCACTCTGCTAAAGTGCGTCTACCTCTTAGTCTTGACCACTTGAAAGCCCTATGAAGCATTGTGATTGTGATGATCGCAATAAAACTATAATTCtcaatgatatcattatgaaagCACACCTTTCTACACACGGTCCTTTCAAAGAAACACAAGAAACTAATAATGAAGACTTTCGTGAATGGcttctttccctttaaacatacAAATGCTGACTGAAAGTCAGTTACAGTCTGTGCACAGAGACTATCATTCCTCCCTGAGTTATAGACCCAAGAAACTCTTGGCAAATACCTTTTATTTGTTGCCTCAATTTCCTCTTGTTTTTATCCAATGTTAAAATCATTCATCCCACAAATCAGTAAGTTATCCATCAATAAAGGGTCTAATCGCATTACTGTCTTTAGTTTAACCATGTTAACATTCAGTGAATATGTGCTTTATGAGTGTAAAAGAGCTTTAACATTAGTTTCATTATATTTCACTATAACAAACATGCACTGTTATCACTTAATATTTGTTACGATTATTATAAGCAGTGTAAAATTCATAGCTAACTAATTGAATTGAAGGTTATACTGGTCTAGTAATGATAACTCATGACACAAATGTGACCAGGAAGACTCAAATATTGTATATTGTGACATGGCAGTTATTTACATAGCTCTGGCATAGATATATCAGGtgtttgtattcttgttttggcTCCTGCTGATATCATGAAGTGAGGAGTACTTTTctgaccaaaaaacaaacatacaaaggaATTATTTGCTTATGTCAGAGAAGCAGTCAGGGTAGGTGGGGGAGGCAAATTGGCAACCAGGTATTTTTAACGAAATTTTACACTTTGTAATCAGGCTCTATACTTAATTCATTTAAACCTGCATAGTTCCactgctttgttgttgttttttaacctTCAGTAAGATGATCGGACAATGGTAATATCTATTctacatcacatttttttttttctggtaaagTCCTAGATCCAACTTATATAAAATAATTTAGTTACATTGTTGCTATCCATAATCttgatatttcaattcatttcttcGTTAAACCTACTGACACAAGCCAACACACTTACTTGTTCTTTAATGATGTacatgatatactgtaaaacaaggaatgttcacatgcattttaattttgcgaatctcaCGAGAACCAAGATTCCCAAATTCAAAATGcactttatgcattgaatgccagtgacaattcatgAAAAAAGGGCCGTTGGctacaattcacaaaaatttcatttccgaaaatatcttgctttttaGTATCAGAGAGAACCTCACTGTGCATAAATTCTGCAGGCTACAGGCCCAGAGTGGCTTCAATCCCAAGTACTCGGTGCAATTATAAAATTGCTTGGTTTCTCTAAACCCCCATGCCTTATAGATCATTGGACTTTGGGGCACAATATGCTAGGTAAGTAGATGAAAAGTTCTATGTCCATTCAATGCAAATTTGGAACAGCAAAAAACATCCTACTTCCTCAATGTCACATGGTCAAAGTTTACCCAAGCCTGCTAACAATCATATACCATGTTTTAACACAACAAGTTCTCTTACATATTGCCAGGCCTTACCTGCGACAGCAATGAATCATCGAGGTGAATGGATGTGCCTGAAAAATGCCTTC from Diadema setosum chromosome 9, eeDiaSeto1, whole genome shotgun sequence includes the following:
- the LOC140232679 gene encoding rhophilin-1-like isoform X1, giving the protein MEVISTRIGDQENDPPRRKGCDPLAQTMRSKMQNRRQRLNQQINKEMRMRVGAENLFKAATNRKLKEQVALELSFVNSNLQLLKEELAELNSDVEAYQNDSYMRSVPLIPLGLKETKMLDVRINFTDYISEHYSADGEKFQNEIKEFSELRQSIRTPKRNDEGVELLMEYYNQLYFVENRFFPPDRNVGIYFHWYDALTGVPSIQKSVAFEKGSVLFNIAALFTQIGAKQDRTTEEGASKAVYYLERAAGSFKYLSENFSHAPSMDMSAPVLGMLGGLMLAQAQECIFEKLVLDGVEETVQMCCSVAKEASVVADMYTKVHKLMMQETVKDYIPYSWISMVLVKSQHFKARAHHYAAVAVVGPSKNQQDNDYDMETLLRLFPAMYNTNADKTDVNPPQTWEERKRLGKAHIRQALMLHEEALRVHDLSKQLRKIDTLKEVLKQFHGYSMSRYETLDEEDDFFELPDAPVIQSKTQTIAQPQVPDFTTVKVHDIFHNLGPLAIFNARNQWTAPRIVEIVRGMGGYGFTVRGDSPVIIAQVDPGYAAAASGVKEGDFIIGVNDQDVKWAKHEEVVKSILASPQRIKLELVSPLDKNFLHPQDIRRREVKTPDGPSPNASRDSRSPVNGSTTSDSSLERQQPPRKTQKDAQGQKGSGKGGKTKDSLTSISTDGKNSTGKKKAKKAEKNSADDRKRKSVQGSPAQLY
- the LOC140232679 gene encoding rhophilin-1-like isoform X2; amino-acid sequence: MRSVPLIPLGLKETKMLDVRINFTDYISEHYSADGEKFQNEIKEFSELRQSIRTPKRNDEGVELLMEYYNQLYFVENRFFPPDRNVGIYFHWYDALTGVPSIQKSVAFEKGSVLFNIAALFTQIGAKQDRTTEEGASKAVYYLERAAGSFKYLSENFSHAPSMDMSAPVLGMLGGLMLAQAQECIFEKLVLDGVEETVQMCCSVAKEASVVADMYTKVHKLMMQETVKDYIPYSWISMVLVKSQHFKARAHHYAAVAVVGPSKNQQDNDYDMETLLRLFPAMYNTNADKTDVNPPQTWEERKRLGKAHIRQALMLHEEALRVHDLSKQLRKIDTLKEVLKQFHGYSMSRYETLDEEDDFFELPDAPVIQSKTQTIAQPQVPDFTTVKVHDIFHNLGPLAIFNARNQWTAPRIVEIVRGMGGYGFTVRGDSPVIIAQVDPGYAAAASGVKEGDFIIGVNDQDVKWAKHEEVVKSILASPQRIKLELVSPLDKNFLHPQDIRRREVKTPDGPSPNASRDSRSPVNGSTTSDSSLERQQPPRKTQKDAQGQKGSGKGGKTKDSLTSISTDGKNSTGKKKAKKAEKNSADDRKRKSVQGSPAQLY